TCAGCTCTTCAAGGGTCGAGAGGATTTTTTCCCTTTTGGAGTCGCTTATCCTCATCGCCCCACGGTAGAACAGGTATATCATCCCGAGGGAGACGAAGAGATCCACCAGTGCTATCGGCCCCATGTTGAGGAGGAACTCGTTGAAGCTTAACCCCGCGGCAGAGCCTATCATTATGTTGGGGGGATCTCCTATGAGGGTGGCGGTTCCGCCGATGTTCGAGGCGAAAACCTCCGCCAGGAGAAATGGAACTGGATTGATATCCATGAGGCGCGTTATATAGAGGAGCATCGGGGTCAGAAGTAAGACTGTTGTGACATTATCAAGAACGGAGCTTATGACCGCCGTGACGACGGAGAACAGGAGGAGCACCTTCATCGGGTTCCCCCGGGCAAACTTGGCGGTTTTTATGGCTATGAACTCGAACAGCCCGCTTTCCTTGGCGGTGTTCACGATTATCATCATCCCTATGAGAAGCAGGAGCGTTCCAAGGTCGAGGTGCTCTGAGACTGCCTCCCAGGGGACTATTCCGAGCAAAAGAACCAGCGCTGCGCCGAACAGGGCCGCCACCGTTCTGTGAACTCTCTCGCTGATTATCATTGCGTAGGTTACGAGGAACACAACCACTGCGATTCCGGTCATCACTGCCTGCTCCATCGCCACCACCCTCAGTAAACCAGGACGGGTTTATCAAGGTGCTGAACGATCTTAAGGACTATGGGGCTTACGGGAGATGTTTTCGTGACCTCGGAGCCGTAGCTCCTTGATACCACGAGAAGGTCAAAGCCCTCCCCCACAAGTCCTATCACGTCGTCCGCCTTGCTCCCTATGAAGTACCTCCGCTCGACGCGAAGTCCCAGCTCTTCAAGCCTCGGGGCTATCCTTGCCAGCATCCCCTCGGCGAACTCTATCTTTGCGTTCTTGAGCTTCTCGGCCTCCATCTTACCCAGGGTCTGCTCGATGAGGGAGAGAGTCCGCTTCTCGGAGATGTAAACCAGAGTCACCGAGGCCCCCAGGTAAGCGCTCAGCGTTTCGTACAGTTCCTCCGGAATCTCGCCGGAGAACCTGTCGATGGGCATCAGTATAGAGTTAACCTCCGGGAGAACGAATTCCTCCGGCAGGAGGAGAAACTCACGGTAGCGCCTTGAAATCTCCTCGTACCTGTCTCCCGCGATGTTCTTGAACTTGCGGTTTATCAGCGAGCTGAACAGGCCCATTAGACCCACCACTCAACCAGTAGAAGGCACAGTTTAAAAATTTGTCCTCAAACTACGGCGCCGGTTTATAAGAAAATTGAACCAAAAGAGCTTTATTAAGTCAGAACGACCTAAAAAACGGGTGAGAGAGATGAAAAGAGCCATTTCAATGCTTGTCATAGCCCTGCTGATTCTGCCGTTCGCAGGATTTGCAGCGGCCCAGTGTCCAGGAGAGGGACACACGGTTGTTTTAAAAGCACCTGCAGTCTCAAAGACTTCCAACGGAGAACTCATTGGAGTGGCCACGGACTTCGTGATAACAGTCGCGCCTGGAACGGGACACGTCTACGTGGAGACCTGGCCCCTCGCGGAGGTAGACATGCAGGCCAGCGCGAGGCTTGCCGCCCAGATAGCGGGCAAGGTTCTCGGTGTGGATATGAACAAGTACGACGTG
Above is a genomic segment from Thermococcus sp. JdF3 containing:
- a CDS encoding SLC13 family permease, which produces MEQAVMTGIAVVVFLVTYAMIISERVHRTVAALFGAALVLLLGIVPWEAVSEHLDLGTLLLLIGMMIIVNTAKESGLFEFIAIKTAKFARGNPMKVLLLFSVVTAVISSVLDNVTTVLLLTPMLLYITRLMDINPVPFLLAEVFASNIGGTATLIGDPPNIMIGSAAGLSFNEFLLNMGPIALVDLFVSLGMIYLFYRGAMRISDSKREKILSTLEELSGEDAIRDYSLFRKSVIVIVGVILLFFVHDRLDIPPAVVALVGASVLLLWSGMDPESILEKIEWTAIFFFMGLFILVGALVETGVIDGIARWITGYISNTWEALVIITWFSAIASAVVDNIPLTAAMIPLIKAMGSTMDVYPLWWALSLGACLGGNGTAIGASANVVVLGIAAREGVRITFMDFLKVGLVIMLVTVTVGLGLLWIRYIGV
- a CDS encoding universal stress protein, encoding MGLFSSLINRKFKNIAGDRYEEISRRYREFLLLPEEFVLPEVNSILMPIDRFSGEIPEELYETLSAYLGASVTLVYISEKRTLSLIEQTLGKMEAEKLKNAKIEFAEGMLARIAPRLEELGLRVERRYFIGSKADDVIGLVGEGFDLLVVSRSYGSEVTKTSPVSPIVLKIVQHLDKPVLVY